The following coding sequences are from one Granulicella sp. L56 window:
- a CDS encoding aldo/keto reductase, with translation MEYRSLGKSGLKVPELCFGAGTFGASNEFFKAWSETTQAEADRIVGICMDAGLNFFDTADIYSDGGSETALGKSLAHHHREDVLISTKATFRLGKGPNDVGSSRYHLIQSLERSLKRLGTDYVDVYHLHGFDATTPVEETLNTLDKFVREGKVRYIACSNFSGWHLMKSLSVSERYGWARYVGQQCYYSLVGRDYEWELMPLALDQGVGALVWSPLGWGRLTGKIRRETGIPKDSRLNAKVVVDNGPQVPEEYLYKVVDAIDEVAKETGKTVPQVALNWVLGRPTVSTVIIGARNEEQLRANLGAVGWKLTPEQVQKLDAASEVPLAYPYWHQRQFEERNPKPV, from the coding sequence ATGGAATACAGATCACTTGGCAAATCAGGATTGAAGGTGCCGGAGCTTTGCTTCGGAGCGGGAACATTTGGCGCGAGCAACGAGTTTTTCAAGGCATGGTCGGAGACGACGCAGGCCGAGGCCGACCGCATCGTCGGCATCTGTATGGATGCGGGGCTGAACTTCTTCGACACCGCCGACATCTACTCCGATGGCGGTAGCGAGACGGCGCTGGGCAAGTCGCTGGCGCATCACCACCGCGAAGACGTGCTCATCTCCACCAAGGCCACCTTCCGTCTTGGCAAAGGTCCGAACGATGTCGGATCGAGCCGCTACCACCTCATCCAGTCGCTGGAGCGCAGCCTGAAGCGGCTCGGAACCGACTATGTGGACGTCTACCATCTGCATGGCTTCGACGCGACGACGCCGGTGGAGGAGACGCTAAACACGCTGGACAAGTTCGTGCGCGAAGGCAAGGTGCGTTATATCGCCTGCTCGAACTTCTCAGGCTGGCACCTGATGAAGTCGCTGAGCGTGAGCGAGCGCTACGGCTGGGCGCGTTATGTGGGCCAGCAGTGCTACTACTCGTTGGTCGGCCGCGACTACGAGTGGGAGCTGATGCCGCTGGCGCTCGATCAGGGTGTGGGCGCGCTGGTCTGGTCGCCGCTCGGCTGGGGTCGGCTCACCGGAAAGATCCGCCGCGAGACCGGCATCCCGAAGGACAGCCGCCTGAACGCCAAGGTCGTCGTCGATAATGGCCCGCAGGTTCCTGAGGAGTATCTCTACAAGGTCGTCGATGCCATTGACGAGGTCGCGAAGGAGACGGGCAAGACCGTTCCGCAGGTCGCCCTGAACTGGGTACTGGGGCGTCCGACCGTCTCGACCGTGATTATCGGTGCGCGCAACGAGGAGCAGTTGCGGGCGAACCTCGGCGCGGTCGGCTGGAAGCTCACCCCGGAACAGGTGCAGAAACTCGATGCAGCGAGCGAGGTTCCTCTGGCTTATCCGTACTGGCACCAGCGCCAGTTTGAGGAGCGCAACCCTAAACCCGTCTAG
- a CDS encoding PEP-CTERM sorting domain-containing protein: MKIKLFVVALLASAFAFAPMAKADSINFVSQVGDNYTYDLQIDNHGAAFLLSGFSIDGLSGVTDATLQGKLAQVFEPLGGIAFDATDVYVGTVFGVTFSRNDTYSIGTLTITSAALPGLADFFISDSNGQFCGTVNGPTGSDPSPVPEPSSLVLLGTGLLAAAGATRRKLFA; the protein is encoded by the coding sequence TTGAAGATCAAATTGTTCGTTGTTGCACTGCTTGCCTCTGCCTTTGCTTTTGCTCCTATGGCAAAAGCTGACTCCATTAACTTCGTCTCACAAGTCGGTGATAACTACACCTACGACCTCCAGATCGATAACCATGGAGCAGCGTTTCTTCTCAGCGGCTTCTCGATCGACGGCCTCTCCGGTGTCACCGACGCCACGCTCCAGGGCAAACTCGCACAGGTCTTCGAGCCCCTCGGCGGCATCGCCTTCGACGCGACTGACGTTTATGTCGGAACCGTGTTCGGCGTAACCTTCTCGCGTAACGATACCTACTCGATCGGGACCCTCACCATCACCTCGGCTGCCCTTCCCGGCCTCGCCGACTTCTTCATCAGCGACAGCAATGGTCAATTCTGCGGCACGGTCAACGGTCCTACCGGTTCCGACCCCAGCCCTGTGCCAGAGCCGTCCAGCCTCGTACTGCTTGGCACCGGCCTGCTTGCCGCTGCCGGCGCGACACGTCGCAAGCTGTTCGCGTAA
- a CDS encoding ATP-dependent DNA ligase, producing MALFREIAELAEYLGGEPGRLKKRAAIADAIAAIHAAAPESDDAGLFALYLAGTPFAEADPRKLNAGGALLSKALLSVSGAANTALTAAYKRHGDLGAAAFDLLQENALHKPSLTLQEVAEAFAAMAVAKTTAIRAALVEGLLRRSTPLEAKYLLKLMSGDMRIGVKQSLVEEAIAVAASAPVVAVRHAVMLEANLASAVGRAFAGTLAQARMRLFHPLGFMLASPVDSPEAAVERFTGKQDAAAVEAFLEDKYDGMRAQVHCGDAEQPGRVAIYSRNRDDVTESFPDLEEAFASVQEPLIFDGEILGWDLKAGRALPFAVLGQRIGRKRVSNEWRQQVPVIFMAFDLMYAGGELTLSLPLSERRNRLEAAVERLVETVRSPLTVDERKNSAQSVMFQQPDGDGVERLMISPARLVQSAEDIERAYADARARANEGVMLKAAASEYQPGRRGLAWVKLKRELATLDVVVTGAELGHGKRAGILSDYTFAVRGADGELRNVGKAYSGLTDAEIARMSAWMMEHTLEDQGYFRTVEPLMVLEVAFNNIMRSSRHASGFALRFPRIVRIRTDKPVSEIDTVERVEEVYQSQVDKPMEQ from the coding sequence ATGGCGTTGTTTCGTGAGATCGCAGAGTTGGCGGAGTATCTGGGCGGTGAGCCGGGGCGTTTAAAGAAGCGCGCTGCCATTGCCGACGCGATTGCGGCAATTCATGCGGCCGCGCCGGAGAGCGACGACGCCGGGTTGTTTGCGCTGTACCTGGCCGGAACTCCCTTTGCCGAGGCTGACCCGCGCAAACTGAATGCCGGGGGCGCGCTGTTGTCGAAGGCGCTTTTATCGGTGAGCGGAGCTGCGAATACTGCCCTTACCGCGGCGTATAAACGGCATGGCGATCTGGGCGCCGCGGCCTTCGATCTACTGCAGGAAAACGCGCTACACAAGCCTTCCCTGACGTTGCAGGAGGTGGCTGAGGCGTTTGCCGCGATGGCTGTAGCGAAGACGACGGCAATTCGAGCGGCGCTGGTGGAGGGCTTGCTGCGACGGTCTACGCCGCTCGAAGCAAAGTATCTGCTGAAGCTGATGTCCGGCGACATGCGCATCGGCGTGAAGCAGAGCCTGGTCGAAGAGGCGATTGCCGTTGCGGCATCCGCTCCTGTGGTTGCGGTGCGCCATGCGGTGATGCTCGAGGCGAACCTTGCTTCGGCGGTAGGGCGGGCCTTTGCGGGAACGCTGGCACAGGCGCGGATGCGGCTGTTCCATCCGCTCGGCTTCATGCTCGCCAGCCCGGTCGATTCGCCGGAAGCGGCCGTGGAGCGGTTCACCGGGAAGCAGGACGCCGCTGCGGTCGAAGCGTTTCTTGAAGACAAGTACGACGGCATGAGGGCGCAGGTGCACTGCGGCGACGCCGAGCAGCCGGGCCGCGTCGCTATCTATTCGCGCAACCGCGACGACGTAACCGAGAGCTTCCCTGATCTTGAAGAGGCGTTCGCCTCGGTGCAGGAGCCGTTGATCTTCGACGGAGAGATTCTCGGCTGGGACCTCAAGGCAGGCCGTGCTCTGCCGTTCGCCGTGCTGGGGCAGCGCATCGGAAGGAAGCGTGTCTCGAACGAATGGCGGCAGCAGGTTCCCGTCATTTTCATGGCGTTCGACCTGATGTACGCAGGCGGTGAGTTGACGCTGAGCCTGCCGTTGAGCGAGCGGCGAAACCGCCTTGAGGCTGCGGTGGAGCGGCTGGTCGAAACGGTGCGCTCTCCGCTGACCGTGGATGAGCGCAAAAATTCAGCCCAGTCCGTGATGTTTCAGCAGCCCGACGGCGACGGTGTAGAGCGGCTGATGATCTCGCCTGCGCGTCTGGTCCAATCGGCAGAAGATATCGAGCGTGCTTATGCAGACGCTCGCGCTCGCGCCAACGAGGGCGTCATGCTGAAGGCTGCTGCCTCGGAGTACCAGCCGGGACGGCGCGGTCTGGCCTGGGTGAAGCTGAAGCGCGAGCTGGCCACGCTCGATGTGGTGGTGACAGGCGCTGAGCTGGGCCACGGCAAACGCGCGGGCATCCTCAGCGACTACACCTTTGCCGTGCGCGGAGCCGACGGTGAGCTGCGTAATGTGGGCAAAGCCTACTCCGGCCTGACCGATGCCGAGATCGCCAGGATGAGCGCATGGATGATGGAGCACACGCTCGAAGACCAGGGCTACTTCCGAACCGTCGAACCGCTGATGGTGCTCGAAGTGGCCTTCAACAACATCATGCGGAGCAGCCGCCACGCCAGCGGGTTCGCGCTGCGCTTTCCGCGAATCGTCCGCATCCGGACGGATAAACCGGTCAGCGAGATCGACACGGTCGAGCGGGTCGAAGAGGTCTACCAGTCGCAGGTGGACAAGCCGATGGAGCAATAA
- a CDS encoding beta-galactosidase family protein: MRLKLSLLLCLLLCSLPALHAQSTADHTPHTFTVQGNHFALDGKPFQVISGEMHYPRIPRADWRARFKMAKAMGLNTVTAYVFWNEHETKPGVYDFSGNNDVAEFVREAQQEGLYVILRPGPYACAEWEWGGYPSWLLKDHGIVVRSSDPKFMIPAKQWIDRLGKELAPLQIGNGGPIILTQVENEYGSYGDDHAYMEQIHKMLVDAGFTKSQLYTADGPEQVPNGSLPELPVGINFGGSEAGAAQKAFTELKKYRPNGPFLNSEFWAGWFDHWGSKHAHTNAANEAANLDWMLRQGYSVSIYMFHGGTSFGWMNGANSDGHGSYEPDVTSYDYDSPLDESGRPTPKYFAFRDTIAKATGVTPSAVPDVPAAITTPAVTLAESASLWNNLPAPVHSEQVQSMEDVDQAYGYILYRTHLKKSAAGELAIDELHSYAQVYLDGKLIGTVDRRLKQNTLALPAVKRNARLDILVENTARVNFGHAITGERAGITKQVTLNGTALKGWEIYPLPMAAVDKLPFSTKPCEGACFYRGSFDLAATGDTFLDTGEFTKGELWLNGQALGRIWNVGPQRTLYTPQSWLVKGKNVVVVFDLQGKPGHSVRGLDKPVLDASGVSTQH; this comes from the coding sequence GTGCGGTTGAAACTCTCTTTATTACTTTGCCTGCTGCTCTGTTCGCTCCCGGCCCTTCATGCGCAGTCTACGGCCGACCACACGCCGCACACCTTTACCGTGCAGGGCAACCACTTCGCGCTCGACGGCAAGCCCTTCCAGGTCATCTCCGGCGAGATGCACTATCCGCGCATCCCCCGCGCCGACTGGCGCGCGCGCTTCAAGATGGCGAAGGCAATGGGTCTGAACACCGTCACAGCGTATGTCTTCTGGAACGAGCATGAGACAAAGCCGGGTGTCTACGACTTCTCCGGCAACAACGACGTCGCAGAGTTTGTCCGCGAAGCCCAGCAGGAGGGCCTCTATGTCATCCTCCGTCCCGGCCCCTACGCCTGCGCGGAGTGGGAGTGGGGGGGCTATCCATCATGGCTGTTGAAAGACCATGGCATCGTGGTGCGCAGCAGCGATCCGAAGTTCATGATCCCGGCGAAGCAATGGATTGACCGCCTGGGCAAAGAACTCGCACCGCTACAGATCGGCAATGGCGGCCCGATTATCCTCACCCAGGTGGAAAACGAGTACGGCTCCTACGGCGACGACCACGCCTACATGGAGCAGATCCACAAGATGCTGGTGGACGCGGGATTCACCAAGTCACAGCTCTATACAGCGGACGGCCCGGAGCAGGTGCCGAACGGATCGCTGCCTGAGCTTCCGGTCGGTATCAACTTCGGAGGCTCCGAAGCGGGAGCGGCACAAAAGGCATTCACAGAGCTGAAGAAGTATCGTCCCAATGGCCCGTTCCTCAACAGCGAATTCTGGGCGGGCTGGTTCGATCACTGGGGCAGCAAGCACGCCCATACCAACGCGGCCAATGAGGCAGCCAATCTCGACTGGATGCTGCGCCAGGGTTACTCGGTCAGCATCTACATGTTCCACGGCGGCACCAGCTTCGGCTGGATGAACGGCGCCAACAGCGACGGCCACGGCAGCTATGAGCCGGACGTAACCAGCTACGACTACGACTCGCCGCTCGACGAGAGCGGACGCCCCACGCCGAAGTACTTTGCCTTCCGCGACACCATCGCCAAGGCCACCGGTGTGACTCCGTCAGCCGTCCCCGATGTTCCGGCGGCGATCACCACTCCGGCGGTCACGCTGGCTGAATCCGCCTCATTATGGAACAACCTGCCTGCGCCTGTTCACTCCGAGCAGGTGCAGAGCATGGAGGATGTGGACCAGGCCTATGGCTACATTCTTTACCGGACGCATCTGAAGAAATCGGCTGCCGGCGAACTGGCCATTGATGAGCTGCACAGTTACGCGCAGGTCTATCTCGACGGCAAACTGATCGGCACGGTCGACCGCCGGCTGAAGCAGAACACGCTGGCGCTTCCGGCGGTTAAGCGGAACGCCCGGCTCGACATCCTGGTCGAAAATACGGCCCGCGTGAACTTTGGGCACGCGATCACGGGAGAGCGTGCAGGCATCACCAAACAGGTCACGCTGAACGGGACGGCGCTGAAGGGGTGGGAGATCTATCCACTGCCGATGGCCGCAGTGGACAAGTTGCCCTTCTCCACCAAGCCCTGCGAGGGAGCATGTTTCTATCGCGGCAGCTTCGATCTTGCTGCCACGGGAGATACCTTTCTCGACACCGGGGAGTTCACCAAGGGCGAGCTATGGCTGAACGGCCAAGCCCTGGGCCGTATCTGGAACGTCGGGCCGCAGCGAACGCTCTATACGCCGCAGTCGTGGCTGGTGAAGGGGAAGAACGTGGTTGTTGTCTTCGACTTGCAAGGCAAGCCGGGTCACTCGGTTCGCGGACTGGATAAGCCTGTGCTTGATGCTTCAGGAGTTTCCACTCAGCATTGA
- the prfA gene encoding peptide chain release factor 1, whose protein sequence is MFDRLDQLEARYEDLGQQMSDPTLVNDQKKFQTVAKAHRDIEPTVEKFREYRKVKDGVAEAKAMLAESDADLRAMAQEELVALEPRLAQVEEELKVLLLPKDPNDDKNIIIELRAGTGGDEAAIFVSEMFRMYLRFAEQHRWKVEVLSTSETGIGGGMKEVTAIFEGDKVYSQMKYESGVHRVQRVPATETQGRVHTSAITVAVLPEAEEVDIKIEAKDLRIDTFCSSGPGGQSVNTTYSAVRITHIPTNTVVSCQDEKSQIKNREKGMRVLRARLYEVEAERIHQLQAKDRKQQVGSGDRSEKIRTYNFPQNRLTDHRIGLTNHQLNMVMEGLLQPTVDALIAHYTAEKLKAEAEAA, encoded by the coding sequence ATGTTCGATCGCCTCGACCAACTCGAAGCCCGTTATGAAGACCTCGGCCAGCAGATGTCCGATCCCACGCTGGTCAACGACCAGAAGAAGTTCCAGACCGTTGCCAAGGCGCACCGCGATATCGAACCGACCGTCGAAAAGTTTCGCGAGTACCGCAAGGTGAAGGACGGTGTCGCCGAGGCCAAGGCCATGCTCGCCGAGTCGGACGCCGACCTCCGCGCCATGGCGCAGGAAGAGCTGGTTGCGCTCGAACCCCGCCTCGCGCAGGTGGAGGAAGAGCTGAAGGTTCTTCTTCTGCCTAAAGACCCCAACGACGACAAAAACATCATCATCGAACTGCGCGCCGGGACCGGCGGCGACGAGGCTGCTATCTTCGTCTCCGAGATGTTCCGCATGTACCTACGCTTTGCCGAGCAGCACAGGTGGAAGGTCGAGGTGCTCTCCACCTCCGAGACCGGCATCGGCGGCGGCATGAAGGAAGTCACCGCGATCTTCGAGGGCGATAAGGTCTACTCGCAGATGAAGTACGAGTCCGGCGTCCACCGCGTCCAGCGCGTTCCGGCGACGGAGACGCAGGGCCGCGTCCACACCTCGGCCATCACCGTGGCCGTGCTGCCCGAGGCCGAAGAGGTCGACATCAAGATCGAAGCCAAGGACCTGCGTATCGATACCTTCTGCTCCTCCGGCCCCGGCGGCCAGTCGGTCAACACGACTTACTCCGCCGTGCGCATCACGCATATCCCGACCAACACGGTCGTGAGCTGCCAGGACGAGAAATCGCAGATCAAGAACCGCGAGAAGGGCATGCGCGTGCTGCGCGCCCGTCTGTACGAGGTCGAGGCCGAGCGCATCCACCAGCTTCAGGCCAAGGACCGCAAGCAGCAGGTAGGCTCCGGCGACCGCAGCGAGAAGATCCGCACCTACAACTTCCCACAGAACCGGCTCACCGACCACCGCATCGGCCTGACCAACCACCAGCTCAACATGGTGATGGAAGGTCTGCTGCAGCCGACGGTCGATGCCCTGATCGCGCACTACACTGCCGAAAAGCTGAAGGCGGAAGCCGAAGCAGCTTAA
- a CDS encoding PEP-CTERM sorting domain-containing protein, protein MKLRMISKLCLLAVLSLGISVVAHADTYTLSNSNGGDGYVVGSASTFQLFGADNGGPNGGLANYTTYTTTTSAAETVDFSWAYTTLDCCGSEWDPAGYVLNGVYTQLSTDSGVQGQDNTSGTLNLNLAAGDVFGFYVYSPDSVGGRGEIAVSSASAVTPEPESLILLGTGLIGMVGIVRRRLTA, encoded by the coding sequence ATGAAATTGCGCATGATCTCCAAACTATGCCTGCTCGCCGTTTTGAGTCTAGGTATTTCCGTAGTTGCACACGCCGATACCTACACGCTGTCGAACAGTAATGGAGGAGATGGGTACGTCGTCGGCTCAGCGTCGACCTTCCAACTGTTCGGAGCGGACAACGGAGGGCCCAACGGTGGGCTAGCGAACTACACCACATACACCACGACCACCTCCGCGGCGGAGACGGTCGATTTTTCCTGGGCCTACACAACTCTTGATTGCTGCGGCTCGGAATGGGACCCGGCAGGATATGTCCTTAACGGCGTCTACACGCAGTTGAGTACGGACTCTGGCGTTCAAGGCCAGGACAATACCTCAGGGACCCTGAACCTCAATCTCGCAGCAGGCGATGTCTTCGGCTTCTATGTCTATTCTCCTGACAGTGTGGGTGGTCGCGGCGAGATTGCCGTATCATCCGCCTCGGCCGTCACTCCCGAGCCCGAAAGCCTGATTCTGCTCGGCACTGGCCTGATCGGCATGGTGGGCATCGTTCGCCGCCGGCTTACGGCCTGA
- a CDS encoding NAD(P)/FAD-dependent oxidoreductase, producing the protein MERRAIIIGAGPAGLTAALEFLRRSNVTPIVLEASHEIGGLSRTVRYNGNRMDIGGHRFFSKSDRVMQWWLDLMPLEADSSSAHTVSYRGRQRVVAVPARLAEEPVLRGAGPLITEAVEADVASCDESGHGEAVMTVAAPADPDLVMLIRPRKSRIYYLRRFFDYPITLTGTTLRNLGAVRTIKVGTSYIFSRVNQIKPEKSLRDFLINRFGRQLYFTFFKSYTEKVWGTPCEEISAEWGAQRIKGLNLTTAVKHFAKKTFGQKKSEDIAQKGTDTSLIERFLYPKLGPGQLWEHVADLVRERGGEIHMGWRVGGIHCEGSRVVSVDAINDAGERRTFAGDYFFSTMPMRELVQAIDAPVPENVREVSEGLQYRDFITVGLLVERLKVRETDGGLLKDTWIYIQEPDVLLGRLQIFNNWSPYLVADPDKVWIGLEYFCYDTDDLWKMPDEELKQFAIAEVAKIGILNAEDVTDGHVVRVPKTYPAYFGTYNRFDELRSFTDGFENLFLVGRNGMHKYNNQDHSMLTAMMAVDGIISGNLDKAALWEINTEQEHHEERAPDEQYQEAIVP; encoded by the coding sequence ATGGAGAGACGAGCGATTATCATCGGCGCGGGACCAGCGGGGCTGACGGCGGCGCTTGAATTTCTCCGGCGCAGCAATGTGACTCCAATTGTGCTCGAGGCCAGCCATGAGATCGGTGGCCTCTCGCGCACCGTCCGCTACAACGGCAACCGGATGGACATCGGCGGCCACCGCTTCTTTTCGAAGAGCGACCGGGTCATGCAGTGGTGGCTCGACCTGATGCCGCTCGAAGCCGACAGTTCGAGCGCACATACGGTGAGCTATCGGGGGAGACAGCGCGTTGTGGCTGTGCCCGCCCGCTTGGCAGAGGAGCCCGTCCTTCGCGGGGCCGGGCCTTTGATCACGGAGGCCGTCGAAGCTGACGTTGCTTCCTGCGACGAGAGCGGCCACGGTGAAGCGGTAATGACCGTGGCGGCTCCAGCCGATCCCGATCTCGTGATGCTGATTCGCCCGCGGAAGAGCCGGATCTATTATCTGCGGAGGTTCTTCGACTATCCGATCACGCTGACTGGGACGACGCTGAGAAATCTCGGCGCGGTACGGACGATTAAGGTCGGTACCAGTTACATATTTTCGCGCGTGAACCAGATCAAGCCAGAAAAGAGCCTCAGGGATTTCCTTATCAATCGTTTTGGGCGACAGCTCTACTTCACCTTCTTCAAGAGCTACACGGAAAAGGTGTGGGGAACTCCCTGCGAGGAGATCTCGGCAGAGTGGGGAGCGCAGCGGATCAAGGGATTGAACCTTACGACTGCGGTGAAGCATTTTGCAAAGAAGACTTTTGGCCAGAAGAAGAGTGAAGATATCGCGCAGAAAGGAACGGACACCAGCCTGATCGAGCGTTTCCTGTATCCGAAACTCGGGCCGGGTCAGTTATGGGAGCATGTGGCCGATCTCGTTCGCGAGAGAGGCGGAGAGATCCACATGGGCTGGCGAGTGGGCGGCATTCATTGCGAGGGCAGCCGCGTGGTCTCTGTCGATGCGATCAACGACGCGGGCGAGCGACGCACGTTTGCCGGAGACTATTTCTTTTCGACCATGCCCATGCGCGAGCTGGTGCAGGCCATCGACGCTCCCGTGCCGGAGAATGTGCGCGAGGTGAGCGAGGGCTTGCAGTATCGCGACTTTATTACCGTCGGCCTGCTGGTGGAACGGCTGAAGGTGCGGGAAACAGACGGCGGCCTGCTCAAAGACACGTGGATCTATATTCAAGAGCCGGATGTGCTCCTGGGCCGGTTACAAATTTTCAATAATTGGAGCCCTTATCTTGTAGCCGACCCCGATAAGGTCTGGATTGGGCTGGAATACTTCTGCTATGACACGGACGATCTGTGGAAGATGCCGGACGAAGAGTTGAAGCAGTTTGCCATCGCCGAGGTCGCGAAGATCGGCATTCTCAACGCCGAAGACGTTACCGATGGTCATGTCGTTCGAGTGCCGAAGACCTATCCGGCCTACTTCGGGACTTACAACCGGTTCGACGAGCTGCGTTCGTTCACCGATGGATTCGAGAACCTGTTCCTGGTGGGCAGAAACGGAATGCACAAGTACAACAATCAGGACCACAGCATGTTGACCGCGATGATGGCAGTCGACGGAATCATCTCAGGGAATCTCGACAAGGCTGCACTGTGGGAGATCAATACCGAACAGGAACACCACGAAGAAAGGGCGCCGGACGAACAGTATCAGGAGGCGATCGTTCCCTGA
- a CDS encoding DUF4440 domain-containing protein, giving the protein MNAAQLQEHLHKLEERLFHPSREKNRADLVPLIAQDFQEYCSSGRIYSRQQAIDDLMASTPRNATISHFYVTVLAPDAALATYHATTTLHTSHRSSLWVFRDNRWQLLFHQGTIAS; this is encoded by the coding sequence ATGAACGCAGCACAACTACAGGAGCATCTCCACAAGCTTGAGGAACGGCTTTTCCACCCCAGCCGTGAGAAAAACCGTGCCGACCTTGTTCCATTGATTGCCCAGGACTTTCAGGAGTATTGCAGCTCGGGCCGCATCTACAGCCGCCAGCAGGCCATCGACGATCTCATGGCGAGCACGCCGCGCAACGCCACCATCAGCCACTTCTACGTCACCGTGCTTGCTCCGGACGCCGCGCTCGCCACCTACCATGCCACGACGACGCTGCACACCTCGCACCGGTCTTCGCTGTGGGTCTTCCGCGACAACCGCTGGCAGCTTCTCTTCCATCAGGGAACGATCGCCTCCTGA